A window from bacterium encodes these proteins:
- a CDS encoding sugar ABC transporter permease — protein sequence MGGRQWGEAIAGYVFLLPYLVLLAVFVGWPIGYALWLSFHSYDLFSAPRWVGIENYRFLLNEPDFRIALRNTTLYTLVVVSCQTALALFLAVLMDRRIRGKDLFRVTLFLPSVTSSVAISLIFLFIFFKNGVLNQLLAILHLDRLLAWLGLSVPVDWLGDVHTALGAIMAQNVWSTAGFFMVVFLAGLQDIPEALYEAARLDGAGTWAQFRHVTLPLLKPTTFYVATVGLIGCFQVFDQVFIMTSGGPLKSTLTIAYLLYQEAFMNFNMGYACAIAFVLATLIFGCTMLQRRLLGD from the coding sequence ATGGGCGGAAGGCAGTGGGGCGAGGCGATCGCGGGCTACGTCTTCTTGCTGCCCTACCTGGTGTTGCTGGCGGTTTTCGTAGGCTGGCCGATCGGCTATGCCCTCTGGCTCTCGTTCCACTCCTACGACCTGTTCTCGGCGCCGCGCTGGGTGGGGATCGAGAACTACCGCTTTCTCTTGAACGAGCCGGACTTCCGGATCGCCCTGCGCAACACCACCCTCTACACCCTGGTGGTCGTCTCGTGCCAGACGGCACTCGCGCTCTTTCTCGCCGTGCTCATGGACCGCCGGATCCGGGGCAAGGACCTGTTTCGGGTGACGCTCTTCCTGCCGTCGGTGACGAGCTCGGTGGCGATCTCGTTGATCTTCCTGTTCATCTTCTTCAAGAACGGCGTCCTCAACCAGCTGCTCGCCATCCTGCACCTGGATCGCCTCCTGGCCTGGCTCGGCCTCTCGGTGCCAGTGGATTGGCTGGGCGACGTCCACACCGCCCTCGGGGCGATCATGGCGCAGAACGTCTGGTCCACGGCGGGCTTCTTCATGGTCGTGTTCCTTGCGGGCTTGCAGGACATCCCTGAGGCCCTCTACGAGGCCGCGCGCCTCGACGGGGCGGGCACCTGGGCCCAGTTCCGCCACGTCACCCTGCCGCTCTTGAAACCCACGACCTTCTACGTGGCGACGGTGGGCCTCATCGGCTGCTTTCAGGTCTTCGACCAGGTCTTCATCATGACGAGCGGCGGGCCGCTCAAGTCGACCCTCACGATTGCCTATCTGCTCTACCAGGAGGCGTTCATGAACTTCAACATGGGCTACGCCTGCGCGATCGCCTTCGTGCTCGCGACCCTGATCTTCGGCTGCACCATGCTGCAGCGCCGGCTCTTGGGGGACTGA
- a CDS encoding PAS domain S-box protein, whose protein sequence is MQAPRPHPPAIEAIETAIPGWQLAAILASSPDLFFLFGPDGRYQYANPAALHALGLALSQVQGKSWQELGLPPEVLIPFARKVQEVVETGKPTQGESHFPTRQGLRFYDYHLAPILGSDGQVEGVANTIRDVSDLVIANRRLREQQERFKGAFQFSALGMALVGLDGKLLKVNPALCRIVGYSEAELATMSVQDITHPDDVESDFALYDQLQRGEIETYQLEKRYIHRSGNLLWLKLTVSLVRDEQCAPLYAVGQVEEITRQKEAEAKLEEANRRLRQADRLKDEFISVVAHELKNPLSILKGYSVLLENQALGPLTPEQQRAMQQIRTGTELLIHHVNDLLDMGMIQAGHFTLNVQQVAFDRLVERTLGLLALSAEQKTLSLTVSLPAALPILDCDEKRIGQVLHNLLSNAIKFTPAGGRIAVRAEATAEALRCEVSDTGPGISAEDVPRLFKRFSQLSGVPGLSGSGLGLSISKALIEAHGGAMGVESEGPGKGSTFWFSLPLTGAEPSLGV, encoded by the coding sequence ATGCAAGCCCCTCGTCCCCACCCTCCGGCAATCGAAGCCATCGAGACGGCCATCCCTGGATGGCAGCTCGCCGCGATCCTTGCGTCGTCGCCCGACCTGTTCTTCCTGTTCGGGCCGGATGGCCGCTACCAGTACGCCAACCCCGCGGCTCTCCATGCGCTGGGGCTCGCGCTCTCGCAGGTGCAGGGAAAATCCTGGCAGGAGCTAGGCCTCCCGCCCGAGGTCCTCATTCCCTTCGCACGCAAGGTCCAGGAAGTCGTCGAAACCGGCAAGCCCACCCAGGGCGAGAGCCACTTCCCGACCCGGCAAGGCCTGCGCTTCTACGATTACCACCTGGCTCCGATCCTCGGCTCCGACGGCCAGGTCGAGGGGGTGGCGAACACGATCCGGGACGTCAGCGACCTGGTCATCGCCAACCGCAGGCTCCGCGAGCAGCAGGAACGCTTCAAGGGCGCCTTTCAGTTCTCGGCCCTCGGCATGGCGCTGGTGGGGCTCGACGGCAAGCTCCTGAAGGTCAACCCGGCCCTCTGCCGGATCGTGGGCTACTCCGAAGCGGAGCTTGCGACCATGAGCGTCCAGGACATCACGCACCCGGACGACGTGGAAAGCGATTTTGCCCTCTACGACCAGCTCCAGCGCGGCGAGATCGAGACCTACCAGCTCGAGAAGCGCTACATCCACCGCTCGGGAAACCTGCTGTGGCTCAAGCTCACCGTCTCGCTGGTCCGCGACGAGCAGTGCGCCCCCCTCTATGCCGTGGGGCAGGTCGAGGAGATCACCCGGCAGAAGGAGGCCGAAGCCAAGCTGGAAGAGGCTAACCGACGCCTGCGCCAGGCGGATCGCCTCAAGGACGAGTTCATCAGCGTCGTGGCGCACGAGCTCAAGAACCCGCTGAGCATCCTCAAGGGCTACAGCGTCCTGCTCGAGAACCAGGCGCTGGGTCCTCTTACCCCCGAGCAGCAGCGGGCCATGCAGCAGATCCGCACCGGGACCGAGCTGCTCATCCACCACGTGAACGACCTGCTCGACATGGGCATGATCCAGGCGGGCCACTTCACGCTGAACGTCCAGCAGGTGGCCTTCGATCGCCTGGTGGAGCGCACCCTCGGCCTGCTCGCCCTGAGCGCCGAGCAAAAGACCCTTAGCCTCACCGTCTCGCTCCCGGCGGCTCTGCCCATTCTCGATTGCGACGAGAAACGGATCGGCCAGGTCCTCCACAACCTGCTCTCCAACGCCATCAAGTTCACCCCTGCCGGCGGCCGGATCGCCGTGCGCGCCGAGGCGACAGCCGAGGCTCTGCGCTGCGAGGTGAGCGACACCGGGCCGGGCATCTCGGCCGAGGACGTGCCACGCCTCTTCAAGCGCTTCAGCCAGCTCTCCGGGGTGCCCGGCCTGAGCGGCAGCGGGCTGGGGCTCTCCATCAGCAAGGCCCTGATCGAAGCCCACGGGGGCGCCATGGGGGTCGAGAGCGAAGGACCGGGCAAGGGCAGCACCTTCTGGTTCAGCCTGCCCCTGACGGGTGCGGAACCTTCGCTTGGGGTATGA
- a CDS encoding carbohydrate ABC transporter permease has product MARAKTLFFYLVLVACALASVFPFAFALFTSFKAPSEAFSFGAWPAALTFENYHEVLRTTPLFLRWVLNSLAVAVVTVALLLLLSLMGGFSLARIAFPGRKTLFLILLASMMIPNQVLWIPNYTTLSRLGWVNTYWGLVPGLVATLSTGTFLVAQFLRALPIEIEEAATLDGLSRYGMFWRLIVPLTGPVAATVTITSFMASWNAFAWPLIVLNSPELFTLPVGLNFFKGLYVTRWTLIMAGSMFNTLPVLVVFALFQRHFIKGVATTGLKE; this is encoded by the coding sequence ATGGCGCGCGCCAAGACCCTCTTCTTCTACCTGGTGCTCGTCGCCTGCGCGCTGGCCTCCGTCTTCCCCTTCGCCTTCGCCCTCTTCACCTCCTTCAAGGCTCCGAGCGAGGCCTTCTCCTTCGGGGCGTGGCCGGCAGCACTCACCTTCGAGAACTACCACGAGGTCCTGAGAACCACTCCGCTCTTTCTGCGCTGGGTGCTCAACAGCCTCGCCGTCGCGGTCGTCACGGTCGCTCTCTTGCTGCTCTTGAGCCTGATGGGGGGCTTCTCGCTCGCGCGCATCGCCTTTCCCGGCCGCAAGACCCTTTTCCTGATCCTGCTCGCCTCGATGATGATCCCGAACCAGGTCCTCTGGATCCCTAACTACACGACCCTGTCGCGCCTCGGCTGGGTCAACACCTACTGGGGCCTCGTGCCGGGGCTGGTGGCGACGCTTTCGACCGGCACCTTCCTGGTCGCGCAGTTCCTCAGGGCCCTGCCGATCGAGATCGAGGAAGCCGCCACCCTGGACGGCCTCTCGCGCTACGGGATGTTCTGGCGCCTGATCGTGCCCTTGACCGGCCCGGTGGCCGCCACCGTGACCATCACGAGCTTCATGGCGAGCTGGAACGCCTTTGCCTGGCCTCTGATCGTGCTGAACTCGCCCGAGCTCTTCACCCTGCCGGTCGGGCTCAACTTCTTCAAGGGCCTCTACGTCACGCGCTGGACGCTCATCATGGCAGGGTCCATGTTCAACACCCTGCCCGTGCTGGTGGTCTTCGCCCTCTTCCAGCGCCACTTCATCAAGGGGGTGGCGACCACCGGCCTCAAGGAGTGA
- a CDS encoding heavy metal-binding domain-containing protein, with translation MIVTTTPSIDGQRITKYQGLVSGEAILGANIFKDFFASIRDIVGGRSASYEKELRRAKDIAVKEMIEEARKLGANAVVGVDLDYETIGADGSMIMVSASGTAVYVE, from the coding sequence ATGATCGTCACCACCACCCCCAGCATCGACGGCCAGCGCATCACCAAGTACCAGGGCCTGGTCAGCGGCGAGGCCATCCTGGGGGCCAACATCTTCAAGGACTTCTTCGCCAGCATCCGCGACATCGTCGGCGGCCGCTCGGCCTCCTACGAGAAGGAGCTGCGCCGGGCCAAGGACATCGCGGTCAAGGAGATGATCGAAGAGGCCCGCAAGCTCGGCGCCAACGCCGTGGTCGGGGTCGATCTCGACTACGAGACGATCGGCGCCGACGGCAGCATGATCATGGTCAGCGCGAGCGGCACCGCCGTCTACGTCGAGTAG
- a CDS encoding dioxygenase — protein MSSATTRMPTLYIPHGGGPCFFMDPMPGAPADLWESMAAYLRGIAAQIGVRPKAVLVISGHWEVDRPTVNVAPKPELLYDYYGFPEHTYRLKYPAPGSPEVASRVRELLAASGIESGEDASRGLDHGVFVPFLLIYPEADIPVVQLSLQANLDAADHLAIGRALAPLRDEGVLIVGSGMSYHNLRAFFGEQAEANRLSEAFDEWLNDALTDPDRASRDEKLVRWHQAPGGRFSHPRSEHLIPLMVAAGAAEEDRGHRTYNDRIFGKAISGFQFG, from the coding sequence ATGTCTAGCGCCACGACCCGCATGCCGACCCTGTACATCCCGCACGGCGGCGGCCCCTGCTTCTTCATGGATCCCATGCCCGGCGCGCCGGCTGATCTGTGGGAATCGATGGCCGCCTACCTGCGCGGCATCGCCGCGCAGATCGGCGTTCGTCCCAAGGCGGTGCTCGTCATCTCGGGCCACTGGGAGGTCGATCGCCCGACGGTCAACGTGGCCCCCAAGCCGGAGCTGCTCTATGACTACTACGGCTTCCCGGAGCATACCTACCGCCTCAAGTACCCGGCCCCGGGCTCGCCCGAGGTGGCGTCGCGCGTGCGCGAGCTGCTCGCCGCAAGCGGGATCGAATCGGGCGAGGATGCCTCGCGCGGTCTGGATCACGGGGTGTTCGTTCCCTTCCTGCTGATCTACCCCGAGGCGGATATCCCGGTGGTGCAGCTCTCGCTGCAAGCGAACCTCGATGCGGCCGATCACCTCGCCATCGGGCGGGCGCTCGCGCCCTTGCGGGACGAGGGCGTGCTCATCGTCGGCAGCGGCATGAGCTACCACAACCTGCGGGCCTTCTTCGGGGAGCAGGCAGAGGCCAACCGTCTCTCCGAGGCTTTCGACGAATGGCTCAACGACGCGCTCACCGATCCCGACCGGGCCTCGCGCGACGAGAAGCTGGTCCGCTGGCATCAGGCGCCGGGGGGACGCTTCTCCCACCCGCGCTCGGAGCACCTCATCCCGCTGATGGTGGCCGCCGGCGCCGCCGAGGAGGATCGCGGCCATCGCACCTACAACGATCGGATCTTCGGCAAGGCGATCTCGGGCTTCCAGTTCGGCTAA
- the rfbC gene encoding dTDP-4-dehydrorhamnose 3,5-epimerase → MHVIDTGIPGLIVVEPKAFGDARGFFLETYAESRYREAGIPERFVQANHSRSRRGVLRGLHYQLVQPQGKLVSVARGAVYDVAVDIRRGSPTFGKSYGAVLDDVTHRQMFVPAGFAHGFVVLSEECDFLYQVTDYYHPASEQGIAWNDPALGIEWPLTDVLLSDKDKVHPRLADQDPAKLPVYQG, encoded by the coding sequence ATGCACGTGATCGATACAGGGATTCCCGGACTCATCGTGGTCGAGCCCAAGGCCTTCGGGGATGCGCGCGGCTTCTTCCTTGAGACCTACGCCGAGAGCCGCTACCGCGAGGCGGGCATCCCCGAGCGCTTCGTGCAGGCCAACCACTCGCGTTCGCGCCGCGGCGTGCTGCGCGGCCTTCACTACCAGCTGGTGCAGCCCCAGGGCAAGCTCGTGAGCGTGGCGCGCGGGGCGGTCTACGACGTGGCGGTGGACATCCGGCGCGGTTCGCCGACCTTCGGCAAGTCCTACGGGGCGGTGCTCGACGACGTGACGCACCGTCAGATGTTCGTGCCGGCGGGCTTCGCCCACGGCTTCGTGGTCCTCTCCGAGGAGTGCGATTTCCTCTACCAGGTCACGGACTACTATCACCCGGCTTCCGAGCAGGGTATCGCCTGGAACGATCCGGCGCTGGGCATCGAGTGGCCCCTCACCGACGTGCTGCTCTCTGACAAGGACAAGGTGCACCCGCGCCTTGCGGATCAGGACCCCGCCAAGCTACCCGTCTACCAAGGCTAG
- a CDS encoding PAS domain-containing protein → MLPLEQPFSSQDEENAQLRAQLATLQEQAAWMEARYRTLMGATSQITWLAALDGRLIESPGWCRFTGLSPEAIQGRGWLQAIHPDDFAPAADAWARAVADEDHYVAEYRVRRHDGVYRWFAARGRLVRDAQGVAREWIGASRDIEDEKRSSEALRYRTLRIEAEVVQRTRALRKSEEMLAEAQRIAHIGSWELDVTTRELTWSEEQCRLFGIDPLTRQIPRAQAIARIDPHDLPRHEEVMQGAIARAEAFSMEYRVIHPDGKALDLHSIGRPILDDEGRVVKMIGTSQDVTERARLTAQLRAQYEQLMALDQLKNNFVNSVTHELRTPLTSIVGYAEFLEDELGGPVTPEQHEFIHQIQRGATRLEYLLNDLLDFARMEAGTFTLKIEPAELRDRVREVVESLRPQADESRTSLVASMSDCPLELEMDTQRIGQVLTNLISNAIKFTPAGGTIRVMACRLDTTVRCEIQDAGPGIQAEDKPRLFQRFSQLEAGVRMGKGAGLGLSISKALVEAHGGTIGVESTPGVGSTFWFELPIKQP, encoded by the coding sequence GTGCTACCACTCGAGCAGCCCTTCTCCAGCCAAGACGAAGAGAACGCGCAGCTCCGTGCCCAGTTGGCAACCCTCCAGGAGCAAGCCGCCTGGATGGAGGCGCGCTATCGCACCCTGATGGGGGCGACCTCGCAGATTACCTGGCTTGCGGCCCTGGATGGCCGCCTCATCGAGTCTCCCGGCTGGTGCAGGTTCACAGGCCTCTCCCCCGAGGCGATCCAAGGCCGGGGGTGGCTCCAGGCGATCCATCCGGACGACTTCGCCCCGGCCGCCGACGCCTGGGCGCGAGCGGTCGCCGACGAGGATCACTACGTGGCGGAGTACCGGGTGCGGCGGCACGACGGGGTCTATCGCTGGTTCGCCGCCCGAGGCCGCCTCGTCCGGGACGCACAGGGCGTGGCGCGGGAGTGGATCGGCGCGAGCCGCGACATCGAAGATGAGAAGCGCAGCTCCGAGGCCTTGCGGTACCGGACCCTGCGGATCGAGGCCGAGGTGGTCCAGCGCACCAGGGCCCTGCGCAAGAGCGAAGAGATGCTCGCCGAGGCCCAGCGCATCGCGCACATCGGCAGCTGGGAGCTCGACGTGACGACGCGCGAGCTCACATGGTCGGAAGAGCAGTGCCGCCTCTTCGGGATCGACCCGCTCACCCGCCAGATCCCCCGCGCCCAGGCGATCGCGCGGATCGACCCCCACGACCTGCCGCGCCACGAGGAGGTCATGCAGGGGGCGATCGCGCGGGCCGAAGCCTTCTCGATGGAGTACCGGGTCATCCACCCGGACGGCAAGGCGCTCGACCTTCACTCGATCGGGCGGCCCATCCTCGACGACGAGGGGCGGGTCGTCAAGATGATCGGCACCAGCCAGGACGTCACCGAGCGCGCGCGGCTCACCGCCCAGCTCCGCGCGCAGTACGAGCAGCTCATGGCCCTCGACCAGCTCAAGAACAACTTCGTCAACTCGGTCACCCACGAGCTCCGGACGCCCTTGACCTCCATCGTGGGCTACGCCGAATTCCTCGAAGACGAGCTCGGCGGTCCCGTGACCCCCGAGCAACACGAGTTCATCCACCAGATCCAGCGCGGCGCCACGCGCCTCGAGTACCTGCTCAACGACCTGCTCGACTTCGCCCGCATGGAGGCGGGCACCTTCACCCTCAAGATCGAGCCCGCCGAGCTGAGGGACCGGGTGCGCGAGGTGGTCGAGAGCCTGCGTCCCCAGGCCGACGAGAGCCGCACCTCGCTGGTGGCCAGCATGTCCGATTGTCCGCTGGAGCTCGAGATGGATACCCAGCGCATCGGCCAGGTGCTGACCAACCTCATCTCCAACGCCATCAAGTTCACCCCCGCGGGGGGCACGATCCGGGTCATGGCCTGCCGCCTCGACACGACCGTTCGCTGCGAGATCCAGGACGCCGGCCCCGGCATCCAGGCCGAAGACAAGCCCAGGCTGTTCCAACGGTTCTCCCAGCTGGAGGCCGGGGTGCGCATGGGCAAGGGGGCCGGCCTCGGCCTCTCGATCAGCAAGGCCCTCGTCGAGGCCCACGGCGGCACCATCGGGGTCGAGAGCACCCCGGGGGTGGGCAGCACCTTCTGGTTCGAGCTGCCCATCAAGCAGCCCTAA
- a CDS encoding ABC transporter substrate-binding protein, translating to MVGWVRACGVLAAVIGLALASGCREARRDGKIALRLSGYAGNPAETDLMRELVDDFNASQAQISARYEPVPGQYYPKLLTMLASRTAPDVFYLDILYFQPFIAKRSILLPLDDFLATSSTKASDFIPSLIGAFSDKGKVYGIPKDFNTFGLYYNRESFDRAGLSYPSDQWDLFRFRDVAERLTRNTGPAPRHGFALTPETADRFLPVAAMFGARLYAPDGSCAIASPAGVKAMEYYASLRGSGAAIFPSEVGSSWAGDAFGREQAAMVFEGSWLTPYLAESFPRLGYGISQLPRGPAGRSNFLFTVAYVIPQSARHPEASWKLIEYLTSASAQERITFALPSRKAVSARFVSKHPQYRPILDAAAYAEPYAFGPQGNRVNDRLGLAVQEVLLGVKSPQQALAEAAAAIDRINRL from the coding sequence ATGGTTGGTTGGGTGCGCGCGTGCGGCGTCTTGGCCGCCGTTATCGGCTTGGCGCTCGCTTCGGGGTGCCGAGAGGCCCGCCGGGACGGCAAGATTGCCTTGCGACTGTCAGGTTATGCGGGCAACCCTGCCGAGACCGACCTGATGCGCGAGCTGGTCGACGACTTCAACGCCTCCCAGGCCCAGATTTCCGCGCGCTACGAGCCGGTGCCGGGCCAGTACTACCCCAAGCTGCTCACCATGCTCGCGAGCAGGACGGCCCCGGACGTCTTCTACCTGGACATCCTGTACTTCCAGCCCTTTATCGCCAAGCGCTCGATCTTACTCCCGCTCGACGATTTTCTCGCCACTTCCTCGACCAAGGCCAGCGACTTCATCCCTTCTTTGATCGGCGCCTTCAGCGACAAGGGCAAGGTCTACGGCATCCCCAAGGACTTCAACACCTTCGGGCTCTACTACAACCGCGAAAGCTTCGACCGGGCGGGGCTGAGCTACCCGAGCGACCAGTGGGATCTGTTTCGCTTTCGAGACGTGGCCGAGCGCCTGACGCGCAACACGGGCCCAGCGCCCCGCCACGGCTTTGCCCTGACGCCCGAGACGGCGGATCGCTTCTTGCCCGTCGCCGCCATGTTCGGTGCGCGCCTCTATGCGCCCGACGGGTCGTGCGCGATCGCAAGCCCTGCGGGCGTGAAGGCCATGGAGTACTACGCCAGCCTGAGGGGCTCGGGTGCGGCCATCTTCCCGTCCGAGGTCGGCAGCAGCTGGGCCGGGGACGCCTTCGGGCGCGAGCAGGCGGCCATGGTCTTCGAGGGCAGCTGGCTGACCCCCTACCTCGCGGAGTCCTTCCCCCGGCTCGGCTACGGCATCAGCCAGTTGCCCCGGGGCCCTGCCGGCCGCAGCAACTTCCTCTTCACCGTCGCCTACGTCATCCCCCAGAGCGCCCGCCACCCTGAGGCCTCCTGGAAGCTCATCGAGTACCTGACGAGCGCATCCGCCCAGGAGCGGATCACTTTCGCCCTGCCCAGCCGCAAGGCGGTCAGCGCGCGCTTCGTTTCAAAGCATCCCCAGTACCGCCCGATCCTCGACGCGGCGGCCTACGCCGAGCCCTACGCCTTCGGGCCGCAGGGCAACCGCGTCAACGATCGCCTCGGCCTCGCGGTGCAGGAGGTGCTCCTGGGGGTGAAGTCGCCTCAGCAGGCGCTCGCGGAGGCCGCCGCGGCCATCGACCGGATAAACCGGCTCTAG
- a CDS encoding MarR family transcriptional regulator: MKDPRYPVDQDISLLPVHRALFACVQQSSRVMTRFMEQRGLTPSQFDVLATLGDTEGMTFKELSQRSMVTAGTLTPVLNRMEAKGLVSRCKGEKDSRQTLVRLTPEGQAQYEATFLPFIDHAQGVLNRLTPNEQTQLAQLLDKLTAAYAEETNHV; this comes from the coding sequence ATGAAAGACCCGCGCTACCCCGTCGACCAGGACATCTCGCTGCTGCCGGTGCACCGCGCGCTGTTCGCCTGCGTCCAGCAATCGAGCCGCGTGATGACGCGCTTCATGGAGCAGCGAGGCCTGACGCCCTCGCAGTTCGACGTGCTGGCCACCCTGGGGGACACCGAGGGGATGACCTTCAAGGAGCTGAGCCAGCGCTCGATGGTGACGGCCGGGACCCTCACCCCCGTCTTGAACCGGATGGAGGCCAAGGGCCTCGTTTCTCGCTGCAAGGGCGAGAAGGACAGCCGCCAGACCCTCGTGCGTTTGACGCCCGAGGGCCAGGCCCAGTACGAAGCGACCTTCTTGCCCTTCATCGACCACGCCCAGGGGGTCCTGAACCGCCTCACCCCCAACGAGCAAACGCAGCTGGCCCAGCTGCTCGACAAGCTCACAGCCGCCTACGCGGAGGAGACGAACCATGTCTAG
- a CDS encoding phosphatase PAP2 family protein codes for MPRWLEEIIRRLGWFYTLAFGAAVLALLAFAKLADEVLETDTARFDRAVLAWVQTHVDPEWTPLVVATTLVGSVGAIVLFGVVFGLFLFARKRHADALTLAAVLAGGGGLTYVLKQAFRQTRPDLYASPVHKASYSFPSGHALMSVCFFGFLAYWTVAQGPREPWRWLVALCCLLLAGLISLSRLYLAVHWPSDIVAGALVGFFWLACCLTARRWILTREA; via the coding sequence ATGCCGCGCTGGTTAGAGGAGATCATTCGTCGCCTCGGGTGGTTCTACACGCTCGCCTTCGGGGCGGCGGTGCTTGCCCTGCTCGCCTTCGCGAAACTCGCCGACGAGGTCCTCGAGACCGACACGGCACGCTTTGACCGGGCGGTGCTCGCCTGGGTCCAGACGCACGTGGACCCGGAATGGACCCCGCTCGTCGTCGCCACGACCCTGGTCGGCTCGGTGGGGGCCATCGTCCTGTTCGGCGTGGTCTTCGGTCTCTTTCTCTTCGCCCGCAAACGCCACGCCGATGCGCTGACGCTGGCGGCGGTCCTGGCGGGGGGCGGGGGGCTCACCTACGTCCTCAAGCAGGCCTTCCGCCAGACGCGGCCGGACCTGTACGCCTCGCCCGTCCACAAGGCGAGCTATTCCTTCCCCAGCGGCCATGCCCTCATGTCCGTGTGCTTCTTCGGATTTTTGGCCTACTGGACGGTCGCGCAGGGTCCCCGCGAGCCGTGGCGCTGGCTGGTGGCCCTCTGCTGCCTGCTGCTCGCGGGACTCATCAGCCTCAGCCGGCTGTACCTCGCCGTCCACTGGCCCTCGGACATCGTGGCCGGAGCCCTGGTGGGCTTCTTCTGGCTCGCCTGCTGCCTGACGGCCAGGCGCTGGATCCTCACCCGCGAGGCCTGA
- a CDS encoding AlkZ family DNA glycosylase, giving the protein MPRTAAQSLSLQALNRATLARQLLLARAGASPHQAIASLAGMQGQVPKPPFIGLWTRLEGFKREDLASLVHRREVVRATMMRGTIHYMTAEDYRRLRPALSEMLSGAIATTLRGRAEGLDLEGVAGAARELFAEGPRTFTELRGQLMARFPEGDERVMGFAARMHLPLVMVPDDSAWAYPADAAFTLAETWLGAELAPVDTPHELVRRYLAAFGPATVADAQTWSGLKGLKPVFEALRDELVTFKDPKGRELFDLPDAPRPGEEVSAPMRFLPEYDNLVLAHADRTRLVDDAHRARLVTKNLKVLASFTVDGRIAGTWSIERKAKRATLALSPFEAIAPADRDALAAEGEALLRFAEPDAASHELSFLPV; this is encoded by the coding sequence ATGCCTCGCACCGCCGCCCAGTCTCTCTCCCTTCAGGCCCTCAATCGCGCAACGCTCGCCCGTCAGCTCTTGCTCGCGCGCGCCGGCGCCTCGCCGCACCAGGCGATCGCATCCCTCGCCGGCATGCAGGGCCAGGTGCCGAAGCCGCCCTTCATCGGCCTCTGGACGCGGCTCGAGGGCTTCAAGCGCGAGGATCTCGCTTCTCTCGTCCATCGCCGGGAGGTGGTCCGGGCGACCATGATGCGCGGCACGATCCACTACATGACCGCCGAGGACTACCGCCGCCTGCGCCCCGCGCTGAGCGAGATGCTCTCGGGGGCGATCGCGACGACCCTGCGCGGCCGCGCCGAAGGCCTGGACCTCGAAGGGGTGGCCGGTGCGGCCCGCGAGCTGTTTGCCGAGGGCCCTCGCACCTTCACCGAGTTGAGGGGCCAGCTCATGGCGCGCTTTCCGGAAGGCGACGAGCGGGTCATGGGCTTCGCCGCCCGGATGCACCTGCCGCTCGTCATGGTGCCCGACGATTCGGCCTGGGCTTATCCGGCGGATGCGGCCTTCACCCTGGCCGAGACCTGGCTCGGGGCAGAGCTAGCGCCTGTCGACACTCCGCACGAGCTGGTGCGGCGTTACCTCGCGGCCTTCGGCCCCGCCACGGTGGCCGACGCGCAGACCTGGTCCGGCCTCAAGGGCCTCAAGCCCGTCTTCGAGGCCCTGCGCGACGAGCTCGTCACCTTCAAGGACCCCAAGGGGCGCGAGCTGTTCGATCTGCCCGACGCCCCGCGCCCCGGTGAGGAGGTGAGCGCGCCCATGCGCTTCTTGCCCGAGTACGACAACCTGGTGCTCGCGCACGCCGACCGCACGCGCCTGGTTGACGACGCTCATCGCGCCCGCCTCGTGACCAAGAACCTCAAGGTGCTCGCGAGCTTCACGGTCGACGGACGCATCGCGGGGACCTGGAGCATCGAGCGCAAGGCCAAGCGCGCGACGCTCGCGCTTTCGCCGTTCGAGGCGATCGCCCCGGCCGATCGCGACGCGCTGGCGGCCGAGGGCGAGGCGCTCCTGCGCTTCGCCGAACCTGACGCGGCCTCCCATGAGCTGAGCTTCTTGCCCGTTTAG